GGGGCTTTCAGGGGTGGAGCTGAGGGGAATCGAACCCCTGACCTCTTCGATGCGAACGAAGCGCGCTACCAACTGCGCCACAGCCCCGTAGGTTCCGAGGGAACCGACTCGCAAACTCTAGCAAACCACCCCGTCCATCACGAAATCGGAGTGTCGGCGCAGGTGACGGGCGATTTCACGGCCTGCTCCGAAGACGGGTCGGGGCCCGCACAGATTCGGTGCGGGCCCCGCCGTAAGCGTCGCAGGACGATCATTCCCCCACTGCGCGGGGAACGACGTAGTCGCCGGACTCGTCGTCGCCGTCGCTCGCTCGGACGTCGTAGCCGTGGTCGATGCCGTAGTCGTCCTCGTAGCGATCGAGGTGCTCGAACTCCGGATCCTCGTCGTCGACCTCGAGGACCACGGCCCCCGGGCGACGCAGGCTCTGCGGAACGTCGTCGTGGCCGCCGCGGGCCCCCGCGCGGGACCGTTGCAGTCGCGCGAGGCGACGCCGCCGGATCTCCTGCTCGAGATGCACCTGGCGCCGCAGGTAGAACAGATAGGCGACGAGGGCCACGGCCGCGAGACCGGCGAGCCACCACATGACCGACGAGACGATCAGGGCGAGCGCCGAGGTCATGATCGCGGCGATCAGCAGGCCGAGGACGGCCCGCTGCCGGAATTCGTATCGTGCGGCGCTGGCGACCGCATCGGCGTGCGGGTCGAATCCGCCGCGGCCCCGGCGTTGCGGTGCGTGTGTGCGCACGGGCTCACGATCGGGTGCTGCTTCGTGGTGGACGTCGGCCTCGTCGGAATCGATCTCCGGCCTGTCGTCGAGTTCAGTGTTCATGCGGTCCTCCGCGGGGGTGCGGTGCGTGCGGTCACGACTCGGACGCCAATGAGGATCGCTGCGGTGCCCGGCGGCCGGCCCTCGAGGGGTGATCGGCTCGTCGTCTCCGCGGTGCAGAACTCGAGTTGCGAGCGCGGCGTCGGTCGTCTGCCGGATTCGAGGACGCTTCGTGACCAGCATGGGAACCAGAACGAACAACCACACGGCAACGAGCCCGATCCACAGAAGCGAGTTCGGCATCCGGTGGTCCTCCCTCCAGTCGTCGCCCTACCAGCCCGTCGACGCCACCGACCTACATGAGGCTAACGGCATCACCGCGTTTACCTGTACAGAAACGCCGACTCGATCGACAACAGACGTCACTCGAGTCACGCGAAACCAATTGACACTTTCTTCACTCTAATCACAGAGATCCCACACGCGCTGGGGATTGTTACTCGAGTTGCGAGTAACCTGCGTTACATAGCGGACGAACCCGACTCGAGACGGAAAGCGATCAGGACCAGGTCGCGCGACCGGCACGGACGAGGCGATCCGAGACCGAGCCCGGCACCTCCTCGACCGTCATCGCGACCAGCAGATGGTCGCGGAACCGGCCCTGGACGTCGAGGTAGCGCTTCAGCAGACCTTCCTCGCGGAAGCCGACCTTGCGCAGCACCGCGCGACTGGCCTCGTTCTCCGGGCGCACGGTGGCCTCGACGCGGTGCAGCCCGACCGGGCCGAAGCAGTGGTCGAGGCCCAGGGCGACGGCGGCGGTCGCGACACCGAGGCCGTTGACCTCCTTCTCCACCCAATAGCCGATCCAGGCCGAGCGCAACGCTCCGCGCACGATGTTGCCCACCGTCAGCTGCCCGCAGAATCTGCCGTCCAGCTCGATGGCCATCGGCAGCATCAGGCCCTTGTGGGCCTCCGAGCGCAGACTCCGGTAGAGCCCGGGCCACACCGAGATGTGGTGCCGCATGTCCCACGGCGCCTCACCGGTCGGCTCCCACGGCTCGAGATGCGCGCGATCTCGCAGACGCAGACGGCTCCACGCCGCGGCGTCGCGCAGTCGGATCGATCGAACGGTCACCACGCCCCCTGCCACCCGCAGCGGCCCGAGCTCCGCCGGCCAGCCGGGATGACGGGACATCAACCACGCTGCCCGAGGAACGCCACGTCCACCGGGTCTCCCGTGCGGATTTCGGAGACCTCGGGATCGACGATGACGAGACAGTTCGCCTCGGCGAGGGTGGCGAGCAGATGCGACGACGAACCCGCGGCGCCGCCGAGCGCCTGCACGAGATAGTCGCCCGTCGTTTCGTCGCGCATGAGCCGGCCGCGCAGGAAACCCTTGCGATCGGGGATCGAGGTGATGGGGGCGACCGTGCGTGCCGAGACCACGCGGCGCATCGGCTGGCGACGGCCGAGCGCGATGCGGATCAGCGGCCGGACCATCACCTCGAAGACGACGAGCGCGCTCACCGGATTGGCGGGCAGCAGGAAGGTCGGCACCTCGTCGCGGCCGAGACGTCCGAAGCCCTGGACCGAGCCCGGATGCATCGCGATCCGCTCGACGCCCATCTCGCCGAGATCGGACAGCGCCTCGCGGACCTCCTCGAGCGCGCCGCCGCCCACGGCCCCGGCGATCACGACGATCTCGGCGCGGATCAGCTGACCCTCGACGACCTCGCGCAGCCGCTTCGGGTCGGTACTGGCGATCCCGACCCGGTTGACGTCGGCTCCGGCGTCACGCGCGGCCGCGGCCAGCGCGTAGGAGTTGACGTCGTAGACCTGTCCCGGCCCCGGGGTGCGGTCGACGTCGACGAGTTCGCCGCCGACGGAGATGACCGACAGTCGCGGGCGCGGATGGACGAGCACCTTGTCGCGGCCGACCGCGGCGAGCAGACCTACCTGGGCGGCCCCGATGATCGTCCCGGCCCGCACTGCGATGTCGCCGGGCTGGACGTCGTCGCCGGTGCGGCGCACGTAGTCGCCGGACCGCACCGGTTCGAGCACCTTGATGCGCGCGGCACCGCCGTCGGTGTTGTCGAGTGGCAGCACCGCGTCGGCGAGCGTCGGCAGCGGCGCACCGGTGTCGACGCGCACCGCCTGACGGGGCTGGAGACGGATCGGCTGACGCGAACCGGCACGCACCTCGCCCACGACCGGCAGCGTCACCTCGGCGGGCGCGGACCCGCCGTCGGTCTCGGCCGGGGCTTGGAGGTCGACGCTGCGCACGGCGTAGCCATCGATCGCCGCCTGGTCGAATCCGGGTAGGGGTCGCTCGGTGACCACTTCCTCCGCGCACAGCAGACCCTGCGCCTCGGAAATGGCCACCCGGACCGGCCGGGGTGCGACTGCCGCCGCCGTGACCCTGGCCTGCTGATCCTCAACCGACCGCATACCGCTTCTCGTCCTCCAGCCCGTCCTGCAGTCAGCGCTTCAAGCGCTCGATGAGCCACTCGCGCAGCGAGGGCCCGTACTCTTCCGTGTTCAACGCCGAGTCAACCGCAGCGCGCAGATAGCCCCCGGGATTTCCGAGGTCGTGTCGGGTGCCGCGGTGCACCACCACGTGAACGGGGTGGCCCTCGGAGATGAGCAGGGCGATTGCGTCGGTGAGCTGCAGTTCTCCCCCGGCTCCGGGCTCGATGCGACGCAGTGCGTCGAAGATCGCCCGGTCGAGCAGGTATCGGCCGGCGGCGGCGAAGGTCGACGGTGCGTCCTCTACGGCCGGCTTCTCGACCATGCCGAGTACCTTGAGCACGTCGGGGTTGGCGGCGTCCGGCACGACCTCGACGTCGAAGACGCCGTACGCGCTGACCTGTTCCTTGGGCACGTCGATCGCGCACAGCACAGAACCGCCACGCTTGGCGCGGACGCGCTGCATCGTCTCGAGCACGCCGACCGGCAGCACGAGGTCGTCGGGCAGCAGCACGGCGATCGCGTCCTCGTCGGGATCGAGCGCCTCTTCGGCACACGCCACGGCGTGACCGAGGCCGAGCGGCTTCTCCTGGACCACGGACTCGACCTCGAGCAGCCCCTGGGCCTTGCGGACCTTGGCGAGGAGCTCGTACTTGCCCTTCTCCTCGAGCTTGGACTCGAGGACGAGATCCTCGACGAAGTGCGCGACCACGCCGTCCTTGCCCGGCGCCGTCACGATGAGAAGGCGTTCGGCGCCCGACTCCGCGGCTTCACCCGCCACGAGCTCGATGCCGGGCGTGTCGACCACCGGCAGGAGTTCCTTCGGAACCGTCTTGGTCGCGGGAAGGAACCGCGTCCCCATACCTGCTGCGGGGACAACCGCGGTCTTGAAATGCCGCGTGCCTCCGGTCGTACTGTTCGTCATAGACTCCCACCCTAAACTTCGGCCACCGAGGACGGTGGTTCGGCGATCGTAAGGCGCAGACATGCCCCCACCCCCGAAAGCGGTCTGGCGTGACCGCATTCTTACAGCTCGGCGCGAGCTGAGTGCTGCGAGGCGCAGAATCGAGGACACCGCGCTCGCCACGGTGGCCTCGACGCTGGCCCCGGCGGGGTCGATGGTGTGCGCATATGTGCCCGTGGGTTCGGAGCCCGGATCGATCGCGCTCCTCGACGCTCTGACCGAGGCCGGAACGACGGTGCTCGTCCCGGTGACCCGCACCGGCGAACCGTTGTCGTGGGCCCGCTACATGGGCGAGAAGACGCTGATGGCGGCCGATTTCGGGCTGCGCGAGCCGGGTGGTGAGATCTTCCCGCCCGAGGCGGTGGCGAAGGCTCACACGGTGCTCGTCCCGGCCCTGGCGGTGGACGCGCGGGGCGTGCGGCTCGGCCGCGGCGCCGGCTTCTACGACCGCACCTTGCACCTCGCCTCACCCGAGGCCGTGATCATCGCGGTGGTCCGCGATGAAGAGCTCGTCGACGAACTCCCCGAGGACCCCCACGACATCCGTATGGGATGGGCGCTGACACCCGGGAAAGGGCTGGTCCGGCTCGGTAGCGGCGACCGTGCGGAACAACACACTCCCTAGCGCTGTTGGCACTGTCGGCGGTAGAGTGCCAAAACTGCAGTACGACGAATACTGCGGTTCGACGAACTGGCGGAGGATCAACCGGTGCCCACCTACTCATATGCCTGCACGGCCTGCGACAACAAGTTCGACATCGTGCAGTCCTTCAGTGACGACTCCCTGACCGAATGCCCGCAGTGCGAGGGCAAGCTGCGCAAGCTCTTCAACTCGGTCGGCATCGTGTTCAAGGGCAGCGGCTTCTACCGCACCGACTCCCGCAGCGGCAGCACCGCGAGCGAATCCGCGTCGACGAGCTCGACCAGCTCCTCGTCGAGCGACAGCAGCTCGTCGTCGAGCAGCACGTCCTCGGCTCCGGCGGCCGCCGCGAGCTGACCTCCGGACTCCTTTGTCCACAGGCGGTCGAGTCATCCACAGACCGCCGTCTCCGAGGGTTCATCGGGGCCGACAGAGCATCCCCACCTTCTAGGTTCGGGGCATGCCCGTCGGCCCTTTCTCGTTCCTCCAGCGTGAGCGCGCGCATCCGCACCACTCGCGCTCCTCTGCGGGTGCCTCGCTGCAGCCCACCTTCCCCGACCGGTTCGTCGAACTCCTCCGCCCCGGCTGGTTGCGCATCGTCCGGGCCCGCCGGATCGCGGCCGGACTCCTCGCCGTCCTCGCGGTGATCCTCGCGCTGCGCGGCGACCCCGACACCGATCGTGTGGGTGTCGTTGTCGCGGCTCACGATCTCGCGCCCGGGCACACCCTCACGGCCGACGACGTCGCTCACGTGGAGCGCGATCGGTCCACTGTGGTCGCCGGGACCCTGCACGACATCGACGACGCCGTGGGCCACACTCTCGCCGGCCCTGTGCCGGCCGGTGAACCCCTCGTGGACACCCGCCTTCTCGGTCCTCGTCTCGCCGCAGTCGCCACCGGCTCCACCGAGGCCCGCGTAGTGCCCATCCGCCTCGCCGATGCCGGGGTGAGCGAACTGCTCCGTGAGGGCGACCGCGTCGATGTCCTGACGGTGACGGAGACCGAAGAGGGACCCCTGCCCGGCGCCCACGTCCTCGCCCGGGGTGCGGTGGTGGTGCTGGCCGAATCCGACAGGCCGGCGCGGGATCGGAACGAGCGGGTCGTGCTGGTCGCGCTGGAGCCCGAACCTGCCACGGCGGTCGCAGCGGCGTCACTCGTCAGCGCTCTGACCGTCACACTGCACTGAGCATCCGCTCGTTTCCCCAGCGCAATCGCCACCCGTAACCGACCTCGCGGTTTATCGTGTGAACGTCCGTGTGACCTACCTCATGTGAGCGGCTCCGGCGGACAGGCCGCGAGAAGGAGCACACCATGCTGAAGGGCTTCAAGGACTTCATACTCAGGGGCAACGTCCTCGATCTCGCCGTCGCGGTCGTGGTCGGTGCGGCATTCACCGCTATCGTCACAGCGTTCACCGCGAACATCATCGAGCCGCTCATCAGCGCGGTGGGCGGCGACAACGAGATGGGCTGGGGCTTCGAGATCGTGAGCGGCAACCCGGAGACCTTCGTGAACATCGGCGCGGTGATCTCCGCGATCATCAACTTCATCATCATCGCCGCGGTCGTGTATTTCGTGCTCATCGTCCCCGCCAACGCGGCGAAGAAGAAGTTCGTCACCGAACCGGAGGACAAGCAGGCCAGCGCCGAGGACCTGCTCATCCAGATCCGCGACATCCTCGAGGCACAGGCCGGCCAGGCTACTCAGGGCGCTCACGCCAAACCCAACCCGGGAATCGAGTAGGTGGTCGACGACGAAAAAGACCGGGCCCGCTCGAGATTCGAGCGAGCCCGGTCTTGTCGTGCTGTGTTCGGCCTGAGCCGGACGTCTACTTAGACGGTCCAGGGAGCGCCGTAGGTGGTGACGTTGTCGCCGTTGGCCGTGATGGCGCGGACGAACGGACGGACCTGGACGGCGCCGAGGACGCCGGAGGCCGTGCCGTGGACGTTGGAGAACTGAACGGTCTTGAAATCACCGTCGAACTCGCCCTCGGCGACGACGAGCTCCTCGATGCCCGGAGCCGGGGTCAGCTCGAGCTCGGCGTAGGCCTGCGGAAGGATGTCGGTGACCGTGGCGGATGCGCCGTCCTTGGCACTCAGTCCGACCTCGAGCTGCGGGGTGGAGTAGGTGACACCGATGGCACCGTCGATGCTGCCTGCCCAGGCGAACTGGTAGCCGAACTGGAAGGTGGTGCCCTCGGCGTCGGCAGCGCCCTCACCGAGAAGGTTGGCGGTGCCGCGGCCGTTGTGGAAGAACTCGCGGTTGAACGGGCTGCCACCGAGGGCCGGAACACCCTGGATGAAGGTGTCTTCCTGGGTCACGACGACCTCGAGGCCGTCGGAGACGATGCGGTTCTGGTCGTTGACCTCGGCCGAAGCGGCGCCCGAGGCACCGAGCACCAGACCGAGGACGGCGGCACCGGCGACGGTGGCGTTACGAGCGGCCTTGAAGCCACGCGACTTGATTCCCATGATTACTCCGTTTGTGGTGGTGGGGATTTCTTGCGGGATGGCGCGGAGCAGGACTAGAGGGTCCAGACCTGGCCGTAGGTGGTGACGTTGTCGCCGTTGTCGGTGATCACGCGGACGAACGGACGGACGGAGACCGGACCGATGACGCCGGTCGCAGCACCGTGGACATTGGCGATCTGGACTTCCTTGTAATCGCCGTCGAACTCACCCTCAGCCACGACGATTTCTTCGATGCCAGGAGCCTGACTCAGTTCGATGCCAGCAGTAACCTGAGGCAGAATGCTGCCCACGCCGATGTCGGTGGACTGGTGCTCATACTCGCCACCATCCTCGATAACGGTCCAGAGCTTCTTGCCGTCCTTAGTGCCGTCGACGGTGGCCTGGACTCGCTTCTCTTCGTCCACGACGACGCCCGAGTAGTCGACGTATTCGCCAGCAGGGTTCGTCAGCCAGACTTCCTCGACCGTGTCCGAATAGCCATAACCGAGGTCAGTGCCAAGCTCAGGAGAAGTCCAATTGAAGCCGATTGCCCCGTCGACGGATGCCGTCCACGCGACCTGGTAGCCGAACTGGAAGGTCGAACCCTCGAAGTCCGCCGCCTCGGGACCGACGATGTTGGCGATTCCGCGGCCGTTGTGGAACCACTCACGGCTCAGCGGGCTGCCACCGATCGGGGGCACACCGTTGATGAAGGTGTCCTCCTGCGTGACGATGACCTCGTGGCCGTTGGAGACGATCCGGTTCTGGTCGTTGACCTCGGCACCTGCGGCGCCGGCCGATCCGAGAACCAGACCGGCCACAGCAGCTGCTGCCACCGTGGCGTTGCGGGTGGCCCGGAAGCCACGTCGCGTCTGAATCTTCATGAATGCCTCATCCGTTCTCTGCGTGCCGGGTTGCGCACCGCGTCCGACAACAAGTGGTCGCCCTGTCGCCCGCGGGCCGCTGTCCACAGCGAACACACCGGCGGATCACCCGTCGGTGTGTCGGTACGTCCATCGTCCGCACGGTTTTGCTTTACCGATTCGTGACCGAGCCCAGGCCGTGAAGCCTGGGCTCGACCGGTTTGAACCTGAGAGGGAGATTAGACCGTGACCATTTCTGGAGCAACGCCTAGCTTTCGTAACGCTCCGGTATAGGCGCGGTGCAGGCCACACGCCCAGCGATTCACCGAAGCGGGCAAACCGGACGCTTTTCGGGGTGGAATATGTAACCCGGGATTACACGTACATGACCCGTCCACCGCCACATCGGCGCAGGTAGAAGCCACATATTTAGTGCACCCGGAGTGCAGGACGAAATGCCTTCTGTGACTGGAAACACAGATTCAAAAGATCGCGCGGACCAGATGGAGATGAACGGACCGTTGCGGCGACGTTTCGTTGCGGTCGACAACGGGTTGGAATCCGGTTGAGCGCAACTCGACATCAGTGATACAGATCACCCACCGGAATGGTGCGGAGGCACCTGCCTGCGCAGCCATTCATCCGAGTCGCCACCGCCGGAGTCGTTCTCGCCGCGTTCGTCGCGTGTCGTCTCGGGAAGTACATCCCCGAAGATGCGCGCCAGCCGTGCCCGGTCGATCCGGGCACGGCTCTGCTGCTGCTCGCCGGTCACCTCGTCGTGCGAGTGATCACGGTCGTCGGACACGGCGTCGTCACTCCTCCATCCAGGACAACTCTTCGATGACGTGTGCGGCGAGAGGCAACAACGTCGCCATCCCGTCGCGGATGGCGGGACGCGACGACGCGAGGTTCACCACGAGCGTCGATCCGGAGACTCCCACGAGACCGCGGGAGAGGCCGGCGTCGACGGCGCCCGACGCCAGGCCCGACGAACGCAGCGCCTCGGCGATGCCGCGGATCTCATGATCGAGTACGTCCTCGGTCGCGTCGGGAGTCACATCGCGCGGGGTGACACCGGTGCCACCGACGGAGATCACCAGGTCGACGCCGCCGATCACTGCGGTATTGAGTGCATTTCGGATCTCGACCTCGTCGGCAGCGACCGTGACGACACCGTCGACGGCGAAGCCACCTTCGACGAGAAGCTCCGTGACGAGCGGGCCCGCGGAGTCCGGACTGTCGCCGTGGGAGACGCGATCGTCGACGACGACGACGAGTGCGCGGCCTTTTCTGGGAGCTTCGAGTTCCATGAGGTCCACGGTAGTTTGCGGCTCGAAAGCATGCGGCTCTTGTACCGGAATGTGAGCTATGTCCATGTCGTTCCTCATCGTCCGGCCGAATCCGACGCAGTCACCACGTCGACTGTGGTCTCGTTGCCGTCGGGCGTCTTGTAGGTGATCTTCACGGTGTCCCCCGGCGCGCGGGAGCGGATCGCGGCGATGAGCGAGTCGCCGTCGGTCACGACCCGATCGTCGATCCGGACGATGATCGCGTTGTCGGGGATTCCGGCTCGGTCGGCCGGCCCGTCGGGCACGACCTCCACGACGCGCGCACCGTAGGCGTCGTCCCGGGACGGAACCTGGACACCGATGATCGCGTGCGTCGCCTTACCCGTGTCGACGAGTTCCTGCGCGACACGCCGGGCCTGTTCGACGGGGATCGCGAAACCGAGGCCGATCGAACCCGACTGTCCGCCGGCCGTGGCGATCGCGGTGTTGATGCCGACGAGGCGGCCTTCCATGTCGACCAGCGCACCGCCGGAGTTGCCGGGGTTGATCGCCGCGTCGGTCTGGATCGCGTCGATGACCGACGCCTGATTGGCGTTGTCCCCGCTCGTGGACACGGGCCGGTTGAGTGCGGACACGATGCCCGCCGTCACGGTGCTCTGCAGTCCGAGCGGTGATCCGACGGCCACGACCTCCTGGCCTACCGCGAGATTCTCCGAACTACCGAGTTCGATGGGAGTGAGATCGGTGCGCCCTTCGGTCCGGATGACAGCGATGTCCGACACCGCATCCGCACCGACGACCGTCGCCGGCGCGGTGGACCCGTCCGAGAAGAAGACCGTCAGTTGCGCCCCCTGACCTCCACCCGCCACGACGTGGTTGTTGGTGAGGATCAATCCGTCCGACGACAGGACCACGCCCGACCCTTCACCCGCGCCGGTGCGTCCTGCGACCTCGATCCGCACGACGCTCGGCACGACCTTGTCGGCGACGGCCTGCACGCTGCCCTCGGGGGCAGCGGCGACCGACTGGGTATCGGGCTTCGGAGCGTCGAGGGAGTTGACGACCGGTCCGGACGAATCGCGCACCGACCACGCGCCGACCGCGCCACCGATGCCGCCGCTCACCAGCGCGAGCGCGATGGCCCCCACGGCGAGGGCGGAGCGACCCGGCATCCGGCCGGATCCTGCGGTCGGTGGCGGAGGTGCCGACTGCTGGGGTGTCTGCGGGTAGGGGCCGGTGTATCCGCCGGGGCCGTACGGATGGGGTTGCGGTTGCGGTGCTCCCGCGCCGCGGGTGGGGTCCTCACTCATTCGTCACTTCACCTTCGTCCGCCGGGGCCACCGGACGCATACGGGTCGACGTCGGCGTGCGGTGGCCGATGATGCGGGGTGCGTCGAGCACCTCCGCGCTTCTTCGTCCAGCATGGACCGGGCAGCTGAGAGTCGCATCAGAAGTACCCGCGATTCTGCTGTCGAATTCATTCGATCTCGGTGGGGTGTGTCTCTCCGTCGAGGGCCGGTGTGCCGGGCAGCACGATGCGGATCAGCGCGCCGCCCCGATTCGACCGTTCGACGGCGATCGTCCCGCCGTGCTTCGTGACCATCTGTCGCACGATGGCCAGTCCCAGACCGGATCCCGGCATCGACCGCGCGGTCGTCGCCCGGTAGAACCGTTCGAACACCAGTTCGCGTTCCTCCTCCGGGATCCCCGGGCCGGCGTCGTCGACGGTCAGCTCCATCAGACCGCTGGCGATCTGCCGCATGTTCACGACGACGTCTTCCCCCGCCGGGCTCCACTTGGCCGCGTTGTCGAGGACGTTGACCACGGCGCGGGTGAGTCCGGCCTGGTCGCCGAAGACGAACCACTGCTCGGTGGTGGCCCGGAACTCGATGTCGGTACGCCGTCGACGCGCACGTTCGAGGCTGCGGTCCACCACCTCGGCGACGTCGACGACCTCGAAGACCGTCTCCGGCGCATCCTCACGAGCGAGGTCGACGAGATCGCCGACGAGCGTCGACAACTCCTCGATCTGGCCGATGACGTCGGCCCGCAGCTCGGCCATGTCCTCGTCGGGCAGGCTCGGTGCACCGGGACGGCTCGCGGCGATGAGCAGTTCCATGTTGGTGCGCAGCGAGGTCAGTGGTGTCTTCAGTTCGTGGCCGGCGTCGGCGACCAGCCGGCTCTGCCGTTCTCGCGACTCGGCGAGCGCACGCAGCATCATGTTGAAGCTCTCGGTGAGGCGGGCGAGCTCGTCGTGCCCGGTCACCCGGATGGGCCGCAGGTCGTCGGTGCGCGCGACCCGCTCGGCGGCGGCGGTGAGCCGGGCGACGGGACGCAGACCGGTGCGGCCGACGGTCGCGCCGACGGCGGCGGCGAGCACCACCCCGCACCCGCCGACGATGAACAGCACACTCGCCAGGCGGTTGAGGATCTCGACGGTGGGACGCAGTCGCTGCGCGATCACGACCGTGCTGCCGTCGGGCATGCGCTGGGCCAGTACGCGCTGCTGGGCGACGGTGCGCAGCGACGACTCCCGGTCGCCCTCGGCCACCGCCAGTTCGGGTTCGCCGATGGGCACCGACGAGCCCGGCGGCACGTACCTGCCGAGATCCGGGTAGATCAGGGCAACGCTGATGTCGGAGCTGTAGAGCTGGGCCCCACCGATGTAGCGCGGGTCGTAGGTGATGAGGGTGCTCGACTCGACGAGCGCGGCGGCCCGCGCCCGCAACTGGGTGTCGACCTCCGAGTACAACGCCCGCGAGACCACGGCGTAGGCCGCGATGGAGGTGACGGCGACGGCGAGCGCCACTGCGCCGGCCGCGAGAAGCGTGACGCGGATGCGCAGCGGCACCGAGCGGGTCAGGAGAAGAGGTGGTCGCATCAGGTCGCTCACGGCGGGGTCTCGCGCAGCACGTACCCGACGCCGCGCACCGTGTGGATCAGGCGCGGTTCCCCACCGGCCTCGGTCTTGCGTCGCAGATACCCCACGTAGACCTCGAGGGCGTTGCCGGAGGTCGGGAAGTCGTAACCCCACACCTCCTCGAGGATGCGGCTGCGCGTGAGGACCCTCCTCGGGTTTGCCATGAGCATCTCCATCAGGGAGAAC
This window of the Rhodococcus pyridinivorans genome carries:
- a CDS encoding S1C family serine protease, producing MSEDPTRGAGAPQPQPHPYGPGGYTGPYPQTPQQSAPPPPTAGSGRMPGRSALAVGAIALALVSGGIGGAVGAWSVRDSSGPVVNSLDAPKPDTQSVAAAPEGSVQAVADKVVPSVVRIEVAGRTGAGEGSGVVLSSDGLILTNNHVVAGGGQGAQLTVFFSDGSTAPATVVGADAVSDIAVIRTEGRTDLTPIELGSSENLAVGQEVVAVGSPLGLQSTVTAGIVSALNRPVSTSGDNANQASVIDAIQTDAAINPGNSGGALVDMEGRLVGINTAIATAGGQSGSIGLGFAIPVEQARRVAQELVDTGKATHAIIGVQVPSRDDAYGARVVEVVPDGPADRAGIPDNAIIVRIDDRVVTDGDSLIAAIRSRAPGDTVKITYKTPDGNETTVDVVTASDSAGR
- a CDS encoding HAMP domain-containing sensor histidine kinase; translated protein: MRPPLLLTRSVPLRIRVTLLAAGAVALAVAVTSIAAYAVVSRALYSEVDTQLRARAAALVESSTLITYDPRYIGGAQLYSSDISVALIYPDLGRYVPPGSSVPIGEPELAVAEGDRESSLRTVAQQRVLAQRMPDGSTVVIAQRLRPTVEILNRLASVLFIVGGCGVVLAAAVGATVGRTGLRPVARLTAAAERVARTDDLRPIRVTGHDELARLTESFNMMLRALAESRERQSRLVADAGHELKTPLTSLRTNMELLIAASRPGAPSLPDEDMAELRADVIGQIEELSTLVGDLVDLAREDAPETVFEVVDVAEVVDRSLERARRRRTDIEFRATTEQWFVFGDQAGLTRAVVNVLDNAAKWSPAGEDVVVNMRQIASGLMELTVDDAGPGIPEEERELVFERFYRATTARSMPGSGLGLAIVRQMVTKHGGTIAVERSNRGGALIRIVLPGTPALDGETHPTEIE